The proteins below come from a single Streptococcus hyointestinalis genomic window:
- a CDS encoding F0F1 ATP synthase subunit gamma gives MAGSLSEIKERITSTEKTSKITSAMQMVSSAKLVKSEQSARDFQVYASKIRQITTDLLKSELTTGSDNPMLVSRPVKKTGYIVITSDKGLVGGYNSKILKAMMDLIAEYHAEKDDYAIISIGGVGSDFFKARGLNVAFELRGLEDQPSFEQVGKIISKSVEMYKNELYDELYVCYNHHVNSLTSQVRVQQMLPIADLDADEASEDGVSGFELEPDREAILEQLLPQYTESLIYGAIVDAKTAEHAAGMTAMQTATDNARNVINDLTIQYNRARQAAITQEITEIVAGANALE, from the coding sequence ATGGCAGGCTCTCTTAGTGAAATTAAAGAGCGTATTACCTCAACTGAAAAAACGAGTAAAATTACAAGTGCCATGCAGATGGTATCCTCTGCTAAGCTCGTTAAGTCTGAGCAGTCCGCACGTGATTTTCAAGTCTATGCTTCAAAAATCCGTCAGATTACAACTGACCTTTTGAAATCGGAATTGACAACAGGTTCTGACAATCCGATGTTGGTGTCACGTCCTGTCAAAAAGACAGGCTATATCGTCATCACATCAGATAAAGGGCTCGTTGGCGGTTACAACTCAAAGATTTTAAAAGCGATGATGGATTTGATTGCAGAATATCATGCTGAAAAAGATGATTATGCCATTATTTCTATTGGTGGTGTTGGGTCTGATTTCTTCAAGGCACGTGGTTTAAATGTCGCATTTGAATTGCGTGGTTTAGAGGATCAGCCTAGCTTTGAGCAAGTTGGAAAGATTATTTCCAAGTCTGTTGAGATGTATAAAAACGAGCTGTATGATGAGCTTTATGTTTGCTACAATCACCATGTCAATAGCTTAACCAGCCAAGTTCGTGTACAGCAGATGCTCCCAATTGCAGACCTTGATGCGGATGAAGCGAGCGAAGACGGTGTTTCTGGCTTTGAGTTAGAGCCAGATCGTGAAGCTATTTTGGAGCAATTATTGCCTCAATATACGGAAAGCTTGATTTATGGAGCTATTGTTGATGCTAAAACTGCAGAGCATGCTGCCGGTATGACAGCTATGCAGACAGCAACTGACAATGCTAGAAATGTCATCAACGACTTGACCATCCAATATAACCGTGCTCGTCAGGCTGCTATTACACAAGAAATTACAGAGATTGTAGCGGGTGCCAATGCGCTAGAGTAA